The proteins below are encoded in one region of Ferruginibacter lapsinanis:
- a CDS encoding ABC transporter ATP-binding protein has translation MQNNIISVKDLKKDYGSFEAVKGISFDVYEGEIFGLLGPNGAGKSTTLEIIETLRQKTGGEVIVYGMNLDKEPDNIKKIIGVQLQSSGFYPGLNLLELIDLFSGLYNQQTAPMELLRLVSLEDKAKSKYKELSGGQKQRFSIATTLINKPKIVFLDEPTTGLDPQARRNLWDLIKDIRAKGTTVIITTHYMDEAEQLCDRIAILDEGKIIALASPDKMIDDLVATGFERPKQVKAANLEDVFIHLTGKEIREE, from the coding sequence ATGCAAAACAACATCATCTCTGTAAAAGATCTAAAAAAAGATTACGGTTCTTTTGAAGCGGTAAAGGGGATATCTTTTGATGTATATGAAGGAGAGATATTTGGATTGTTAGGTCCTAATGGAGCCGGTAAATCCACCACACTTGAAATCATCGAAACGTTGAGACAGAAGACAGGGGGAGAGGTGATTGTTTATGGGATGAATCTTGATAAAGAGCCTGATAATATTAAAAAAATAATCGGTGTTCAATTGCAGTCGTCGGGTTTTTATCCCGGACTTAATTTGCTTGAACTGATAGATCTCTTTTCAGGATTGTATAATCAGCAGACAGCGCCAATGGAGTTGCTTAGGTTAGTTAGTTTGGAAGACAAAGCAAAGAGTAAATACAAAGAGTTAAGCGGCGGCCAAAAGCAACGCTTTTCTATCGCTACCACGCTGATCAATAAACCCAAAATTGTTTTTTTGGATGAGCCTACAACCGGACTTGATCCCCAGGCGAGAAGGAACTTATGGGATCTGATAAAAGATATCAGGGCAAAGGGTACAACAGTGATCATCACTACTCATTATATGGATGAGGCAGAACAACTTTGTGATAGGATCGCTATTTTAGACGAAGGCAAAATAATTGCATTAGCTTCACCGGATAAAATGATCGATGACTTGGTGGCTACAGGATTTGAAAGACCTAAACAGGTAAAGGCTGCCAACCTGGAAGATGTATTCATTCATCTTACAGGAAAAGAAATAAGAGAAGAATAA
- the fbp gene encoding class 1 fructose-bisphosphatase, which produces MAINRRILTLDEFTIQQMRAIPGATGELSGLLRDIGLAAKRVNVEVNKAGLVDILGDAGTTNVQGEEVKKLDIFANNQFMGVLRHGINCAGIGSEEMDDFVIFDDEISMNSKYVCMFDPLDGSANIDVNVSIGTIFSVFKRVTERGTPVTAADFLQKGENQVAAGYVIYGSSTILVYATKRGVNGFTLDQSIGEFSLSHPDIKCPETGRIYSVNHGNFHQYTQGVQDYIHACQDKNSTNGGPYTQRYIGSMVSDVHRNLIKGGIFMYPAIKDKPGGKLRLMYECNPFAFIVETAGGIATDGKQRILDIQPTGLHQRTPFFVGSKLMMEELNTHLEK; this is translated from the coding sequence ATGGCAATTAACAGAAGAATTTTAACCCTCGACGAATTTACTATTCAACAAATGAGGGCAATTCCCGGCGCTACCGGAGAGTTATCAGGACTTTTAAGAGATATCGGTTTGGCCGCAAAAAGAGTGAATGTGGAGGTAAATAAGGCCGGATTGGTAGATATTCTTGGTGATGCTGGAACAACTAATGTGCAGGGGGAAGAGGTTAAAAAACTCGACATTTTTGCCAATAATCAGTTTATGGGTGTATTGCGTCATGGGATTAATTGTGCCGGAATTGGTAGTGAGGAAATGGATGATTTTGTGATCTTTGACGATGAGATCAGCATGAACAGTAAATATGTATGCATGTTCGATCCATTAGATGGTAGTGCCAATATAGATGTGAATGTTTCTATTGGTACCATTTTTAGCGTATTTAAAAGAGTAACAGAAAGAGGAACACCGGTTACAGCGGCAGATTTTTTACAAAAAGGAGAGAACCAGGTAGCTGCAGGATACGTTATCTATGGGTCATCTACTATTTTGGTGTATGCTACTAAACGTGGTGTAAATGGATTTACCTTAGATCAGTCGATCGGAGAGTTTTCATTGAGTCATCCTGATATTAAATGCCCTGAAACGGGCAGGATATATTCTGTAAATCACGGAAATTTCCATCAGTATACTCAGGGAGTACAGGATTATATACATGCCTGCCAGGATAAAAATAGTACTAACGGAGGACCATATACGCAACGTTATATAGGAAGCATGGTGAGTGATGTACATAGAAATTTAATTAAAGGCGGCATATTTATGTATCCTGCCATTAAAGATAAACCAGGAGGTAAATTAAGATTGATGTACGAGTGTAATCCCTTTGCTTTTATTGTTGAAACTGCTGGTGGTATTGCTACAGATGGTAAGCAACGTATATTGGATATACAACCAACGGGCCTTCATCAGCGAACACCATTCTTTGTGGGCAGTAAGTTAATGATGGAAGAATTGAATACTCACCTGGAAAAATAA
- a CDS encoding aspartate kinase produces the protein MKVFKFGGASINSTERIENVAKIIRSYSDEKLFIIISAMGKTTNALEKVAESFFAGNKDEALTLFTQLKEEHLKVAGNLKLPTANLQLNDLFTEVEWLLHDKPVREYDYYYDQIVCLGELLSTAIISSYLNSIDIKNSWIDVRDIVRTDDNFRDAGIDWEFTNDKVAAEILPLLIKNNIVIAQGFIGATDENESTTLGREGSDYSAAIFANMLNAESQTIWKDVEGVMNADPKKFPQATFIDNLSYNEVIEMAYYGAQVIHPKTIKPLQNKGIPLHVRCFLHPELKGTIISNNPVHQLPPIIVVKENQVLMQLNSKDFSFVEDKLVSSLHHLFNEVKIRPNISQNGAISLLCCLDDKPEKIEKLALLASELFDVQVEKGLTLLTIRHYDTDTINKLTSGKKIVLEQKTTETIQVVMK, from the coding sequence ATGAAGGTTTTTAAATTTGGCGGCGCCAGCATAAATAGTACAGAAAGAATTGAAAATGTTGCAAAAATCATCCGTTCATATAGCGATGAAAAGTTATTTATCATTATCTCGGCAATGGGTAAAACCACTAATGCGCTGGAAAAGGTAGCAGAAAGCTTTTTTGCAGGCAATAAAGATGAAGCGCTGACTTTGTTTACCCAACTAAAAGAGGAACATCTAAAAGTTGCTGGCAACCTCAAACTTCCTACCGCCAACCTCCAATTAAATGACCTGTTCACAGAGGTAGAATGGTTATTACATGATAAACCTGTAAGAGAGTATGACTACTACTACGACCAGATCGTTTGTTTGGGAGAGTTATTAAGTACGGCCATCATAAGCAGCTATCTTAATTCAATTGATATAAAAAATTCCTGGATAGATGTACGGGATATTGTAAGAACAGATGATAACTTCAGAGATGCCGGTATTGATTGGGAGTTTACCAACGATAAAGTGGCTGCCGAAATTTTACCACTGCTTATTAAAAACAATATCGTCATCGCACAAGGCTTTATCGGTGCCACCGACGAAAACGAAAGTACAACATTGGGCAGAGAAGGCAGTGACTACAGTGCCGCCATATTTGCCAATATGCTGAATGCAGAAAGTCAGACAATATGGAAAGATGTAGAAGGTGTGATGAATGCCGATCCTAAAAAATTTCCGCAAGCAACATTCATAGATAACCTTAGTTACAATGAAGTGATTGAGATGGCTTATTATGGCGCTCAGGTGATTCATCCAAAAACAATTAAACCATTACAGAATAAAGGCATCCCCCTACATGTAAGGTGTTTTTTACATCCCGAATTAAAAGGCACGATCATCAGTAATAACCCTGTTCATCAATTACCTCCAATCATTGTGGTAAAAGAAAATCAGGTATTGATGCAATTGAATTCTAAAGATTTTTCTTTTGTAGAAGATAAATTGGTGAGCAGTTTACACCACCTGTTCAATGAGGTAAAAATTCGTCCGAATATATCACAAAACGGCGCTATCAGTTTACTTTGTTGTTTAGATGACAAACCTGAAAAAATTGAAAAACTGGCATTACTTGCAAGTGAACTGTTTGACGTACAGGTAGAAAAAGGACTTACACTATTGACCATTCGTCATTATGACACCGATACGATCAATAAATTAACTTCTGGTAAAAAGATTGTGCTGGAACAAAAAACCACCGAAACAATTCAGGTGGTGATGAAATAG
- a CDS encoding L,D-transpeptidase family protein produces MKNLLISALLLAWFALYANLSAFSQMAFNDIRSSSVKISDIVTRNDDSLKKQFEAKKLTWPAKEIFIRSFKYDRQLEVWVKGENDESFKLFKTYRVCMQSGTMGPKRMEGDYQIPEGFYYINEFNPNSNYHLSLGLNYPNASDKILADEARPGKAIYIHGNCVSVGCIAISDEPIEELYTLASHAKEAGQDFIPVHVFPVKYNSPKSLEYLTQFTKANPALNEFAVSLKNAFDYFEAKKELPVVMINKQGKYIVD; encoded by the coding sequence ATGAAGAACCTCCTTATCAGCGCTTTATTACTGGCATGGTTTGCACTATATGCGAACCTTTCTGCGTTTTCTCAAATGGCCTTCAATGATATCAGATCATCTTCAGTAAAAATATCAGATATTGTTACCCGTAATGATGATTCTTTAAAAAAACAATTCGAAGCCAAAAAATTGACTTGGCCTGCAAAAGAAATATTCATTCGTTCATTCAAATATGATAGACAACTGGAAGTATGGGTAAAAGGGGAGAATGACGAATCGTTTAAATTGTTTAAAACTTACCGTGTTTGTATGCAAAGCGGTACTATGGGGCCAAAAAGAATGGAAGGAGATTACCAGATCCCAGAAGGTTTCTATTATATCAATGAGTTTAATCCTAATAGTAATTATCATTTATCATTGGGATTGAATTATCCGAATGCATCTGATAAAATTCTGGCAGATGAAGCCCGTCCCGGAAAAGCCATTTATATTCATGGGAATTGCGTTTCGGTTGGATGTATTGCAATCAGCGATGAACCAATAGAAGAGTTGTACACTCTTGCAAGTCATGCTAAGGAAGCCGGGCAGGATTTTATTCCTGTACATGTTTTTCCTGTAAAATATAATAGCCCCAAATCTTTAGAATACCTTACTCAATTTACAAAAGCCAATCCGGCGTTGAATGAGTTTGCGGTAAGTTTAAAAAATGCGTTCGACTATTTTGAAGCGAAAAAAGAATTGCCTGTTGTAATGATTAATAAACAGGGTAAGTATATCGTGGATTAA
- a CDS encoding 5-(carboxyamino)imidazole ribonucleotide synthase, which yields MKKAGILGGGQLGRMLLQAAANYPVETFVMENDTECPSAHLCNHFIKGDIRNFDDVYNFGKGLDAITIEIESVNEEALEKLESEGVKVYPKPSALKIIKNKILQKQFYKANEIPTADFIITEDLAALKKNTGFLPAVHKVGMGGYDGKGVQILREAKDIDKGFDAPSVLEKMMPIDKEIAVIVAVNDKGENAIYPPVDMVFDPMLNLLDYQISPAELPEKTLWKVEAIALKVVKGLNSPGIFAVELFVDKNGDVIVNETAPRVHNSGHHTIEANYSSQFDMLWRILLQYPLGNTDHIIPAAIVNIIGEEGYSGAAHYQGIEEVLQIDNAFVHLYGKKETKPGRKMGHVTILSKEKQELIHQANRIKSTLKVISK from the coding sequence ATGAAAAAAGCAGGCATCTTAGGAGGAGGTCAATTAGGGAGGATGTTATTACAAGCTGCGGCAAATTACCCCGTTGAAACATTTGTAATGGAGAATGATACGGAATGCCCTTCTGCCCATTTATGCAATCATTTTATAAAAGGGGATATCCGGAATTTTGATGATGTATACAACTTCGGTAAAGGCCTGGATGCTATTACCATTGAAATTGAGAGCGTAAATGAAGAGGCCCTAGAAAAATTAGAAAGTGAGGGAGTAAAGGTTTATCCCAAACCTTCGGCCTTAAAGATCATCAAAAACAAAATTTTACAAAAGCAATTTTACAAAGCGAACGAGATACCTACTGCCGATTTCATCATTACTGAAGATCTTGCAGCATTGAAAAAAAATACCGGTTTTTTACCTGCGGTACATAAAGTGGGCATGGGTGGCTATGATGGCAAAGGAGTACAAATATTAAGAGAAGCTAAAGATATTGATAAAGGTTTTGATGCCCCTAGTGTATTGGAAAAAATGATGCCAATCGATAAAGAAATTGCAGTGATAGTAGCAGTGAACGACAAGGGCGAAAATGCGATCTATCCTCCGGTAGATATGGTCTTTGATCCGATGTTGAATTTATTGGATTACCAGATAAGTCCTGCTGAGCTACCTGAAAAAACTTTATGGAAGGTAGAAGCTATTGCATTGAAGGTGGTAAAGGGACTAAACAGTCCTGGTATTTTTGCAGTAGAATTATTTGTAGATAAAAACGGAGACGTAATTGTAAATGAAACAGCTCCGAGGGTGCATAATAGCGGGCATCATACCATTGAAGCTAATTACTCTTCTCAATTTGATATGCTCTGGAGAATTTTATTGCAGTATCCTTTAGGAAATACAGACCATATCATCCCTGCAGCCATTGTAAATATCATTGGTGAAGAGGGATATAGTGGTGCAGCCCATTACCAGGGTATAGAAGAAGTATTACAAATAGATAATGCATTTGTCCATCTCTACGGAAAAAAAGAAACAAAGCCCGGAAGAAAAATGGGACATGTAACAATACTGAGCAAAGAAAAACAAGAATTAATCCATCAGGCTAATAGAATAAAGAGTACATTAAAAGTAATTAGTAAATAA
- the purE gene encoding 5-(carboxyamino)imidazole ribonucleotide mutase encodes MAAVLVGIIMGSESDLEIMKGAAEMLRQFEVEPELTIVSAHRTPERLREYASKAKERGLKVIIAGAGGAAHLPGMVAAQTILPVIGVPVKSSNSVDGWDSILSILQMPYGVPVATVALNGAKNAGILAAQILALHDPSIAGKLEAYKEYQDDIVMESVKNVRNIGFTNEFDV; translated from the coding sequence ATGGCAGCAGTTTTAGTAGGTATTATCATGGGTAGCGAAAGCGATTTAGAAATAATGAAGGGTGCAGCAGAAATGTTGCGACAATTTGAAGTTGAACCTGAATTAACGATCGTATCAGCACATCGTACCCCTGAACGGCTGAGAGAATATGCTTCCAAAGCCAAAGAACGTGGATTAAAAGTGATCATTGCCGGTGCCGGTGGTGCCGCACATTTGCCTGGCATGGTAGCTGCACAAACTATTTTGCCTGTTATTGGCGTTCCAGTAAAATCTTCTAATTCGGTTGATGGATGGGACTCGATCTTATCAATATTGCAAATGCCTTATGGTGTACCTGTTGCCACCGTTGCATTGAACGGCGCTAAAAATGCAGGCATATTAGCTGCTCAAATTCTTGCGCTACACGATCCTTCCATTGCCGGAAAATTAGAGGCTTACAAAGAGTACCAGGACGATATTGTAATGGAAAGTGTAAAGAATGTAAGGAATATCGGATTTACGAATGAGTTTGATGTGTAA
- the bshC gene encoding bacillithiol biosynthesis cysteine-adding enzyme BshC yields the protein MNITASHISYANTGYFSRMVADYIAADKKLQPFYHHPVSIEGVKAAIAERKKYPTDRNLLADVLSEQYKSITLTDKQQFNLTQLNSAGTFTITTAHQPNIFTGPLYFIYKILHAIKLAEQLKNELPEYNFVPVYYMGSEDADLAELNHIYINGEKHEWKTDQTGAVGRMKVDKALSKMIDEISGELSVYPFGNEIVAMLKDGYPEGITIEQATFGFVNKLFAEYGLLILLPDNRKLKNAFAPIIKKELSEQFSAKAVAETVAAFPGEYKVQASGRDINLFYLLDNKRERIEFENSTFNIENLKLAFTQEEIFNELNQFPERFSPNVILRPVFQELILPNIAFIGGGGEIAYWLELKKVFDAVGVPYPLLIVRNSFLFIPKELNALKEKLQFDTIDLFRAEIDLFNELVKRDSSVQLSLAKEKIALNDLYAAMKSAAGIIDGTLAEHTEALKIAAVKRIDALEKKMLRAEKKKFDAQQRQLHKIKSYLFPNNSLQERVESITLFYAKYGKDFIKMIEENSKGLEQEFCVIKED from the coding sequence ATGAACATAACTGCTTCACATATTTCTTACGCCAACACAGGTTATTTTTCCAGGATGGTAGCTGATTATATTGCAGCTGATAAAAAATTACAACCGTTTTATCATCATCCGGTATCTATCGAAGGTGTTAAAGCTGCAATAGCGGAACGAAAAAAATATCCTACGGATAGAAATCTGCTAGCTGATGTGTTGTCAGAGCAATACAAAAGCATTACACTTACTGATAAACAACAATTCAATCTTACTCAATTAAATAGTGCAGGCACTTTTACAATTACGACTGCACATCAACCCAATATTTTTACTGGTCCTTTATATTTTATTTATAAGATACTGCATGCAATAAAATTAGCTGAGCAATTAAAAAATGAATTGCCTGAATATAATTTTGTTCCCGTGTATTATATGGGGAGCGAAGATGCAGACCTGGCGGAACTGAATCATATTTATATCAATGGTGAAAAGCATGAATGGAAAACTGACCAGACAGGAGCAGTTGGGAGAATGAAGGTGGACAAGGCTTTGAGTAAAATGATTGATGAGATCTCCGGAGAGTTATCTGTATATCCTTTCGGAAATGAGATCGTTGCTATGCTGAAAGATGGTTATCCGGAAGGAATAACTATTGAGCAGGCAACATTTGGTTTCGTTAATAAATTATTTGCAGAATACGGACTATTGATATTGTTGCCTGATAACAGGAAACTAAAAAATGCATTTGCTCCTATTATTAAAAAAGAACTGAGTGAACAATTTTCTGCAAAAGCAGTAGCAGAAACTGTAGCTGCATTTCCTGGAGAATATAAAGTACAGGCAAGTGGGAGAGATATTAATTTATTTTATTTACTGGATAATAAAAGAGAGAGGATCGAATTTGAAAATTCAACATTCAATATTGAAAATTTAAAATTAGCGTTTACTCAAGAAGAGATATTTAATGAGTTGAATCAGTTTCCTGAAAGGTTTAGTCCGAACGTAATTCTTCGTCCTGTTTTTCAGGAATTGATCTTACCCAATATTGCGTTTATAGGAGGCGGTGGAGAGATTGCCTATTGGTTAGAATTGAAAAAAGTATTTGATGCTGTAGGTGTTCCTTATCCGCTTTTGATCGTTCGAAATTCTTTTCTGTTCATTCCGAAGGAATTAAATGCACTAAAAGAGAAATTACAATTCGATACGATTGATCTGTTTAGGGCTGAAATAGACCTATTTAACGAATTAGTGAAAAGAGATTCATCTGTTCAATTGAGCCTGGCAAAAGAAAAGATAGCATTGAATGATCTATATGCTGCAATGAAATCTGCTGCAGGAATAATAGACGGTACTTTAGCAGAACATACGGAAGCGTTGAAAATTGCTGCAGTAAAACGCATTGATGCATTAGAGAAAAAAATGCTCAGGGCAGAAAAGAAAAAATTTGATGCTCAACAAAGGCAACTGCATAAAATTAAATCTTACTTATTCCCTAATAACAGTTTACAAGAGAGGGTGGAAAGTATTACACTTTTCTATGCCAAATATGGCAAAGATTTCATTAAAATGATTGAAGAAAATTCAAAAGGGTTGGAGCAGGAATTTTGTGTGATAAAAGAAGATTAA
- the rimO gene encoding 30S ribosomal protein S12 methylthiotransferase RimO yields MRTKSLHKDKVNIITLGCSKNMVDSEVLSGQLIANEIDVVHESGKKDHNIVIVNTCGFIEKAKEESINTILDQVELKKKGKLDKVYVTGCLSERYKNNLEAEIPEVDAFFGTMELQGMLKQFNADYKADLIGERLLYTPQHYAYMKISEGCNRTCSFCAIPLMRGQHVSRPIESLVDEAKRLVQRGVKEVMLIAQELTYYGLDIYKKRELPKLLHALADVQGLEWIRLHYAYPSKFPLDIIDAINERPNICNYIDMPLQHASNNMLKAMKRQITREEMEDLVGEIRHKIPNICLRTTLIAGFPGETRDDVEELKTFLQKMRFDRVGIFTYSHEEGTSAHELVDDVPDEEKEERAQEIMEVQQEISLEKNQEKVGKTFKVIVDKKEAGRYLGRTEFDSVEVDNEVIIQSKKKLTIGDFVNVKITKAYDYDLEGEVV; encoded by the coding sequence ATGCGTACAAAATCATTACATAAGGATAAAGTAAACATCATTACACTCGGTTGCAGTAAGAACATGGTGGATAGTGAAGTGCTCAGCGGTCAGTTGATTGCTAATGAAATAGATGTTGTACATGAGAGTGGTAAGAAAGATCACAATATTGTTATTGTAAATACCTGCGGCTTTATTGAAAAGGCAAAAGAAGAAAGTATCAATACAATTTTAGATCAGGTTGAATTAAAGAAAAAAGGGAAGCTGGATAAAGTATATGTTACCGGTTGTTTAAGCGAACGCTATAAAAATAATTTAGAGGCGGAGATACCGGAAGTAGATGCTTTTTTCGGTACGATGGAATTGCAGGGAATGTTAAAGCAATTCAATGCAGATTATAAAGCTGATTTGATAGGGGAGCGTTTGTTATATACACCCCAGCATTATGCTTATATGAAGATCAGTGAAGGTTGTAATCGTACCTGCTCTTTCTGTGCTATTCCTTTAATGAGAGGACAGCATGTAAGCCGTCCCATAGAATCTTTGGTGGATGAAGCAAAACGCCTGGTACAAAGAGGTGTGAAAGAAGTGATGTTGATTGCTCAGGAGTTGACATATTACGGATTAGATATTTACAAGAAAAGGGAATTGCCAAAATTATTGCATGCATTGGCAGATGTGCAGGGATTGGAATGGATCCGTTTACATTATGCTTATCCGTCAAAATTTCCATTGGATATTATTGATGCAATCAATGAAAGACCAAATATCTGTAATTATATAGATATGCCTTTACAACATGCATCCAACAACATGTTGAAAGCCATGAAGCGGCAGATCACCAGGGAAGAGATGGAAGATCTGGTAGGAGAGATAAGACATAAGATCCCGAATATTTGTTTGCGTACAACTCTGATTGCAGGTTTTCCGGGAGAAACGAGAGATGATGTGGAGGAATTGAAAACCTTTTTGCAAAAAATGCGTTTTGACAGAGTAGGAATATTTACCTACAGTCATGAAGAAGGTACCAGTGCTCATGAGCTGGTAGATGATGTGCCTGATGAAGAAAAAGAAGAAAGGGCACAGGAGATCATGGAAGTACAACAGGAAATTTCTTTAGAAAAAAATCAGGAAAAAGTAGGTAAGACTTTCAAAGTCATAGTTGATAAAAAAGAAGCTGGCCGCTATTTGGGACGTACAGAGTTTGATAGTGTGGAAGTGGATAATGAAGTGATCATTCAAAGTAAAAAGAAATTAACGATAGGTGATTTTGTAAATGTGAAAATTACAAAAGCCTACGATTATGATTTGGAAGGAGAAGTAGTATAA
- a CDS encoding Smr/MutS family protein yields MAKIKVDLHPIYNNSKAIDNALLQAFEDAIEKRITEVEIIPGKGSGQLKKKVQRFLQMPHIKPLYHRIENDSKNFGRLFVYFKYK; encoded by the coding sequence ATGGCTAAAATAAAAGTCGATCTGCATCCGATTTACAATAATAGCAAAGCAATAGATAATGCATTGCTACAAGCATTTGAAGATGCAATTGAAAAACGTATCACTGAAGTAGAAATAATCCCGGGTAAAGGTAGCGGGCAATTGAAAAAGAAAGTACAACGTTTTTTACAAATGCCACATATCAAACCATTGTATCATAGAATCGAAAACGACAGTAAAAACTTTGGAAGACTGTTTGTTTATTTTAAGTATAAATAA
- a CDS encoding CvfB family protein gives MIKVGEYNTLKVLREVDFGVYLDDGDAGILLPKRFVPEGTKVDDEIKVFVYHDGDERLIATTQRPKGVVGDIVKLRCVNATPQGAFLDLGLMKDIFVPAAKQISGMRVNGDYLVKIYIDEQTGRIAATERLADALNNDVVQLKELDVVDLIVQRRSDIGYVCIINNQYTGVLHFNEIYRNIQVGDKFQGFIKKIYPTENKIDVAAGKPGYQRVEDETEKVIRLLKENEGFLPYNDKSNPDDIYDFFAMSKKTFKMTTGNLYKQRKIVFENNGIKLVG, from the coding sequence ATGATAAAAGTCGGAGAATATAATACACTAAAGGTTTTACGTGAAGTAGATTTCGGCGTATATCTTGATGATGGTGATGCAGGCATTTTGTTGCCCAAACGTTTTGTTCCTGAAGGAACAAAAGTGGATGATGAAATAAAAGTGTTTGTATATCATGATGGCGATGAAAGATTAATAGCCACTACACAACGGCCAAAAGGTGTAGTAGGAGATATTGTAAAATTAAGATGTGTGAATGCAACTCCACAAGGTGCATTTCTAGATCTTGGTTTGATGAAAGATATTTTTGTTCCTGCTGCAAAGCAAATATCAGGCATGAGGGTTAACGGAGATTATCTGGTTAAGATATATATTGATGAACAAACGGGGCGTATTGCCGCAACAGAAAGGCTTGCAGATGCTTTAAACAATGATGTTGTGCAATTGAAAGAATTGGATGTGGTTGATCTGATCGTTCAACGCCGTTCAGATATTGGTTATGTGTGCATCATTAATAATCAGTATACAGGTGTTTTACATTTCAATGAGATATACAGAAATATCCAGGTAGGGGATAAGTTTCAGGGGTTTATTAAAAAAATATATCCCACAGAAAATAAAATTGATGTGGCTGCAGGTAAACCAGGATATCAACGAGTAGAAGACGAAACAGAAAAAGTTATTAGACTTTTAAAAGAGAACGAAGGCTTCCTTCCGTACAATGATAAGAGTAACCCTGATGATATTTACGATTTTTTTGCAATGAGCAAAAAAACTTTTAAAATGACAACAGGGAATTTATATAAGCAACGTAAAATTGTTTTTGAGAATAATGGAATTAAACTGGTTGGTTAA
- the ftsY gene encoding signal recognition particle-docking protein FtsY, whose product MGLFDKLFGKKQQQESLEQGLQKTREGFFSKITKAIAGKSTVDEEVLDNLEDALVSADVGIETTVKIIENIEKRVAKDKYINTSELNGILKEEIGNILVTAPQDTAYENYELPAGNKPHIILVVGVNGVGKTTTIGKLAHNFSKAGKSVLLGAADTFRAAAVDQLTIWSERTNVPIVKKEMGSDPASVAYDTVISGVAKNVDVIIIDTAGRLHNKAHLMEELSKIKRVIQKVIPEAPHEVMLVLDGSTGQNALEQAKHFTATTDVTALTITKLDGTAKGGVVLAIASQFKIPVKFIGVGEKAEDLLVFDKHLFVEGLFNLQT is encoded by the coding sequence ATGGGACTTTTTGACAAACTTTTCGGGAAAAAACAACAACAAGAAAGTCTTGAGCAAGGGTTGCAAAAAACCAGGGAAGGGTTTTTTAGCAAGATAACAAAAGCTATTGCCGGGAAGAGTACAGTGGATGAAGAAGTGTTAGATAACCTGGAAGATGCATTGGTTAGCGCAGATGTAGGTATTGAGACGACGGTTAAGATCATCGAGAACATTGAAAAAAGAGTAGCAAAAGATAAGTACATAAACACGTCAGAGCTAAATGGTATTTTAAAAGAAGAAATTGGGAATATATTGGTAACTGCTCCGCAGGATACCGCATATGAAAATTATGAATTGCCGGCAGGAAATAAACCGCATATCATTTTAGTAGTAGGAGTGAATGGTGTTGGTAAAACAACAACCATCGGCAAATTGGCACATAACTTTTCTAAAGCCGGAAAAAGTGTTTTATTAGGAGCAGCAGATACCTTCAGGGCAGCGGCTGTAGATCAACTAACGATATGGAGTGAACGAACCAATGTGCCGATAGTAAAAAAAGAGATGGGCAGCGATCCGGCTTCCGTAGCGTATGATACAGTGATTAGTGGTGTAGCAAAAAATGTGGACGTCATCATTATTGATACTGCGGGAAGATTACACAACAAAGCGCATCTGATGGAAGAGCTGAGTAAAATAAAAAGAGTTATACAAAAAGTAATTCCCGAAGCGCCACATGAAGTGATGTTAGTGTTGGATGGCAGTACCGGACAAAATGCATTGGAACAGGCAAAGCATTTTACAGCAACTACTGATGTTACTGCATTAACCATAACCAAACTAGATGGTACTGCAAAAGGTGGTGTGGTATTGGCTATTGCCAGTCAATTTAAAATCCCTGTAAAATTTATAGGGGTAGGGGAAAAAGCAGAGGACCTGCTTGTATTTGACAAGCATCTGTTTGTTGAAGGATTATTTAATTTACAAACATAA